DNA sequence from the Sediminibacillus dalangtanensis genome:
TAACAATGGATGAATCAACCATCATCCCTATTCCTAATCCGAGTCCGATCAGGGTCAACATGTTGAAACTGTAATCAAACAGCCACATGGCCGTGAAAGTTAGCAGGATGGATGTCGGTATCGACAGGGCGATGATTGCGGTTGCCCGGATATTTCGCAGGAATAATAGCAAAACAGCAATTGCGATGATCCCGCCGATTAAAATGTTGTTACTGACACCATCTATGGATTCCTGGACATAGTCAGCCTGGGCTACCATCTCATGAAGTTCGAAACCATTGACTAGACCTGCGTCTTCGATTTCTTTTATTTCAGCTCGTACTGCATCAGCCATTTCAATTTGACTGACACTATCAGTACGGCCCACTTGAACGAAAATAAAGTCTTTGCTGCCATTTTTCCAGACGAACGCGCCATCTTGGACAGGCTTTAGTGATACCTCGGCAACATCCTTTAAATGGATAACTCCGTCTGCTGTTGCGATTTCGGTGTTCTCAATATCCTGTATATCCGTGTAAGTGGTATCCCATCGAAGGGAAGGAGAGTCTTCATCATTGCTGAAGCGGCCCAATGTCGCTTCACTGTTGGCGGTCTGTACGGCCTGAACCGCTTGCTGGGCATCCAGTGCATGACTTATTAGCTTTTGTTCATCGAAAGCAATCACCGCTTTATGTTCTTCAATCCCGGATAGCGATACATCACGCACCTCAGCTAAATCCTCCAGCCGGGGCTCCAGAACATCTTTGGCGAAAGCTGTCATCTCTTCCATCGACCCGCCGGAAACATCCATGTAGAACTCGTAGCTTTGGTTGGAACCGTAACGACCGGTTTCGATATGTTCAACTGCAGGCATGTCTGCTGCAGCAGCATTAACCGACGATTCTACTTTTGGATAAAGTGCATCGCCTTTTCCTCTATCAAAGGTTACCTGCAAGGAGCTTCTCCCGATGCCTGTTGTTGATTCTACGTCTGTTACACCGTCCATAGCCAGTAACTGTTTTTCGATTGGATCGGTAATCGAACGTTCAACATCAGCAGACGCCATTTCTCCTGCTAGCATCTCTACGTAGGCTCCGTCCATGTCGATTGCAGGCATCAGTTCTTTGTCTAGTTTAACGGCAGCATAGCTGCCGATCATCAGAATAAGTACTACCAACAGCCCGATTAAAATCTTTCGTTTTAAAAAAAATTCCAACAGCTTCATTTACATCCTCCTTGATTGGTTTGTGGAACCCGCACATTGACAACGAACATCTATTTCTGCGTTTGTGTTCAGCAGAGGTAGTTAAGTCTTATGTTAAACCCAGGATGTTAACTTCTTGGGGAGAAATAGTAAAAAGTTCATGAATTCTTAAGGGGAACAAATGTTGACTCGTTTATCACATGCTTTTTCATCCTATGTATATCTTATCGTTGCCTTATTTGTTGCATAATGATCTCTGGATGTATCTCGACTAGGCCTTTAGACTGATGAGGAATTACTAGAAAAATGTAGTCTCCTGAGTTGGCGTTGTGCTTTCTAATGGTCAACCATTCTTTTATATATGATTTTCCATATGTTGAATAGTTGTGTTGAGAACCTTTAGAAATTTTACTTCTCTTTGCGAGAAGTTACGATCTCTCTCTAACATATGTCCACTTAGTATTAGGTATAGTACTTTTGTGCCAAAGAAAAAAACCATCAACGTATCGAAGACGCTGATGGTTTTATTTTGCGTTAAGGAGGTAAAACGGTTTTTATAAATCAACCCAGTACCGGGAGTTTTTTTCTAGCTGCGATAAATTCAGGCCTAGGCGCTGCGCCGGAGAATGGTTCGACCAGCCGGTTTTCTACGCTGTTATACACCATAAACAAGTTATTACGGCCATACGGCGTGATATTGCTGTTGCTGCCGTGCATCGTATTGCACTCGAACAGCAGTACGCTTCCTGCTGGTCCGGTCGGAACGGAAATACCATATTCTTCGGCAAGCCAACGCATGCTGTCATGGTCCGGTACGCCGAATTCCTGCATTTTTAATGATTTCTTATAATGGTCTTCAGGTGCTTCTCCGATGCAGGAAATAAAATGCTCGTGAGAACCAGGAATCAACATCAGCGGTCCGTTAAAGGAATAGTTGTCAGACAATGCAATGGATACACTGACCGCACGCATCCGCGGCATTCCGTCTTCGACATGCCAAGTCTCGAAATCGGAATGCCAATAAAATTCTTTTCCGGTAAACCCTGGCTTATAGTTGATTCGTGACTGATTGACGTAGACATCGCCTCCGAGCAGGTAATTGACGATGTCCAAAAGTCGCTGGTCTGCAGAAACCTTATCAAAATAGTCACTGTTCTGGTGTACGGCAAAAATGGAACGAATTTCCTCACTTGTCGGTTCGCGGACGACCTCCGGCTTGTCCGATTGTTTGTATTCATCAGCCAGGCCGTAGATTTCTTTGCTCATCTCTTTTACTTCATTTTCGGAAAAGAAACTCTCCAACATCAAAAAGCCATTTTTTTCGTACGAGTCTATCTGTTGTTGCGAAAGTGGAGAATGATTTTCTTGTCCTTCTCCTGCATGAATGACCGGGTCCTTTCTCGGAATAATGCTGACTTCCTGACTTTTTCTGGACGGATATAGATCTTGCATTAATCGCCACTCCCTTTTTGATTTTTTGTTTTGGATGATCCATTTTGCTTTTCTGCTAAGTAAGAAAACAAGCCTTTAAGTCTGTCCAAACAAATCCGGACTCCTGCGAATTGATTCACCTATGTTTTGGTGTCCGGTAGTCCAAGCGGGGAATGCCACCTCCTTTTTAATGAACATTCAGAAAACTTTTTCACCTCCAACCCTAATAGACAAAAGCTTTATTGGCAAAGCCGCTGAGGGCGACTCTCGGTTAATACAGCCCTCTCTAAGACGGTTGGGAAGAAATATATAGCGCTTGAGTTGTTTATCTCAAGCTTGTGTAGGCAAGATAGTTGATTTGGGGCTAGTCCTTTTTAAAGAAACATAGGTGGTTTGGTATGTGAGAGGAGTTGGGTATAAAACTTAGGAACCCAATATGGATCACCAAGGAGGAGCAAAATGGCTAGCAATAAACTTGCTTTACATGAAACGCTAGAAGTGCATGAGATTCTTACCTTAAAACAGTCGGCGATTCTCAAGGCGTACGCGATGAAAACATTAGTGGAAGACGACACCTTGAAGCAAATGTTGGACAATGAAGTGAATCGTTCGGAAAAAGCTATTAAAGAACTAGAGGAAGTATTAGGTCAATAAACAAAAGAGAGGATGACATACATGGAGCTATTGGATAAATTAAAGACAGCCGGAAAGATGCGAGATGAAGTAATTGCGACAGATTTTCTTGTAACTGCCAAAGCTGCAGTCAGAACATATGCTGTTGCTATCACGGAAACTGCTTCTCCAGAAGTCAGGGATGTGTTGAAAAAACAATTGAATGAGGCGATTGATACACATGCTAAAATTGCTTCTTACATGATCAAAAATGAAATGTATCATGCTTATGATATAAATGAACAGCTATCACACGACAAGGAAAAAGTAAAGAAAGCCTTGGAAATGGTCAATGGATAAAATAAAGAAAAGCGCAAGCGCCTTGATAAGGAACAGGCTAAAGCCGCCACGTTCTGTGGCAACGCCTGCATGACCCACATCGTTTGGGCCTCCGACAAGCTTAAGCAAAGCCTCGAAGTGGCGGCCTTTTGCCACACAGAGGATTTGCTTAAGACCTCGAGGGGGTAGGCGCTGGAGCTAGACATCTCTGAAATTTATACTTTCTTATCTTTGAATAAGGGCCCTGCATCCGATCAGTTGATCGTTCAGGGTCTTTTTTATTACTTATTTTGTTTTTTCCATTCCAACATAACATTGATAATTTTAATAAGTGCTTGGCGATCTTCTTCGCCTAATTGGTTTAAATGTAAGAGGATATTCATCTGCTCATCTTTAACATTCTCAGCGAGACGGAAGAGTTCGGAAATGGGAATCCCCAACGAAAGGGTGACTTTATGAATGGTATTGATGGTAGGGTTTTTTTCACCTCTTTCAAGCTGGCCGATATAGGTGGGATGTAATCCGGACAAATGAGCCAGTTCCTCCTGACTAAGTACTTGCTGTTTCCTAATTGCTCTGAGCCGTTCACCTACTACTTTTGAAATTGGCTTCTGGTGCATGCTATCACCTCTATACTAGAAATATACATGGTATTTGTGAACAACCGAAGATACTATAAATAGTGTTTTGTAAGCGTTGAAATACTAAAAGTATTTTAGTAAGATGTTTATAGGCAATTATCCCTATTGGTAAGGAACCGTATGGATAAGTAGAGAAGGTAATGGTTATAGAAAAAGGAAAGGTATTGCTGCTGTTTCAACTAGACGCAACTTTAAACTGGATGACATAACTATTGGGTTAAAGGTGATGTAAAAATGTTTGATAACTTGTCAGATGATATTTTGATGGACGCTTATTTGAAGGCGCTTGAACTGGATTTAGAAAAGGATTTTATTTCCCTGCTGGAAAAGGCCTTAGTGTACCGTGGCCTGTATGTACCAAAGTAAAGAACCTTACTTGATGCTGATTGTAGGGGACGACAGGTTGATCAAACAAGTTGACGTCACGGAGATATAATTCACTAAACGATCAGGAAGGACCTACAGGCTTTTATGCACAAGGGTACTAGGACATGCAAATCAGATAATGAGCGTGAATTAGAAAGGCGCCCCCAATTAAATTGGGAGCGCCTAATTTTATGAACACTATAAGCAACTTGTCTTCTTCTAACAAGTATCAAACCAAATGAATGTTGCCGCGGTCTAAGTTCCACCTGGATGTTTTTAAAACTTAAACGACGTAAGCCCTACCTCTCTTACATCCTCACGGCTCCGAAGCCGATCCAGTGTGAATAAGTGTTGCTAAAAACTAAGCAGAATGCCAGTTTAATGAGACTTGTCATTCTTAATAAGTTACTTCTTTGGCGAAGTCCATTTTTAAATATAACATTCTGCCGGTGGAATGTCAATACTCTATATATGTTCACTTCCATTGTGTGCACATATAAAATATACCCTTCCTTGCTTCACCTTAACCCTACAGAAAATAAAATGATAAAAATTACCCAGAAAAAGATAAGTAAAGAAAGTAACAGGGAAAACTAACGGGGTCAGGCCCCAAAACAGGAATAACTGCCAGAAAACCGGGTAAAAGAAAAGGCGGAGGGTCAGTCCCCGAGAACCCTATAATCTGATGGAATGGTGCTTCTGGGGACAGACCTTAAATCAGGACAAATCGTACCATAGCGACAATCTTGCTTTATTTGAAGGTGGATTTCGGTGGAATGGGGACTGACCCCACCCTCCTGACCCCACCCTCTCCTGCTGCCTCCTCTCCAGTCACCAGTTGGCTGGACTGGCAGTTTTGGTGTTTTGTATTATAATAGGGAGGGTTGAGGATTTAATACAGATGATTTCATACTAAAGGAGTTGTTTTGGTGGTAAGTAAACTTGACATAAAATTAATTGCATTAGACATGGACGGGACGTTGCTGAATTCGAACGAGGAAGTTTCGGAAGCGAATCGCAAGGCGATTACTGCAGCCCGCAATAATGGGGTGGAGGTTGTACTTTCCACCGGACGCCATCGGTCATCCTGCGAAGCACATGCAGTTTCTTTGAACCTTTCTTCTTATTTGATCACCGTAAATGGGAGTGAGATTTGGACTTCAGAAGGCGAACTGGTATCCCGCCAGTCTTTGGATATCGAAACCATAAAAAAATTGGTCGATCTTAATGAACGATATGGCACACGCGCATGGATGGCTTCCACAGAAAAAGTCTTCCGTGGAGAGTTCCCTGCTGATTTGGAAGGATACGAATGGCTCAAAGTCGGAATCGATATCGACAGCGAAGAGGTCAAAAATCGAATCCTTGAAGAATTGGAAGGTAATGATTTGCTCGAGCTAAGTAATTCTCATCCGATGAATATTGAAATCAATGCGGTCGGCATCAACAAAGCGAGAGCTCTTGAAAAAATTTGCGGGTTGATGGGCATTACGCTGGATCAGGTAATGACTGTAGGCGACAGTCTTAATGACATCAAAATGATTCAGGAAGCAGGACTTGGAGTAGCGATGGGCAATGCCCAGGAAGAAGTAAAACAGACTGCCGATTGGGTTACAACTGATAATAACCATGACGGAGTTGCCAAAGCAATCGAACATTGGATTCTGTAAATTCCGCAAGTCAACAAACGCCTGGTTTAGCATCCAGGCGTTTGTTGTTTCAAGACACGAATGAGTGCTGTCCGGGCCAGCGCCTACTCCCCTCGAGGTCTTAAGCAATTTCTCTATGAGACAAAAACGTCCCTCCAAGGCCTTGCTTAAGCTTGTCGGGGGTGAGCAAGGCGCTCTGCTTTTATTAAATACCATTACGATTGTCGTTCAACGTATCTACTAGTTTCATTGCATAATCAGCGGCTTCTTCAGGATAGGCAATATCGAATTGTCTGCATACGTCAGTGGAAATCGTGCGAAAAAAATCCATGGTGTTTTTTAATGCTTCCCACATTTCCTCCTGCTCATAGTGTGCGTACAGCTTTTTGAACTCCTCACTGACTGCTGGCTCCGTCCATTTTTCAAAAAAACGATATCCATGCCAGATTTGGATGTCGGCACCTTTTCGTGCTTTCACTTGCTTCTTCAACATTAAAATAAGGCAGTCTTTCATATAGCCATCACAAATGGACTTTCCGTCCAACAGTTCCCCACGTCGAAACTTTTTCGCTGCCAGGTATGCATGATACCAAAAATCATGGATAAGGTTTTCAATATCCATAGTCGCCATCCCTTGGTTATTGGAGAGCGGCGCTTTCGCTTTTTGGATGATCGACCGGGTGATGTCATCTTTATCGATCACTACTTTTACCCCTTTGGCGAGAACATGGAGTACTTCCGTGTTTTTTTCCATCCCGGATAAGGATGCTACCGGAAACAAGGCAAAATCGACATCCAGTCCACCCTCAAACAGGACTCTTCGTTCCGTGCTATCTCCTACAGCAGTCCTTTCCAGAAAGGTAATAACAGGTCTCCCCATGTGTGACAACCATTCCGTATCTTTTAAAAAGGGTGCCGTATCTTTAGAGAAAATGACTAAATCGAGATCGGCCCATTCATCTGCCGGCATTTCTGTTCTTGCTCTGGAGCCGACAATGAAGGCGGCCCGGATGTTTTCGCTTTCTTCTGCATAAAGAACAAAACGTTTTATCAGATCATCAAAGGTTACTCGAGACATCACACAGTACCCCTCCTTTACTACTCGCCAATTCGTTCATCAACCAAAGCTCCTTGTTTCACATAACGAATGATTTTAGCAGCCTCGGCAAAGGCGCGTTTTCTTCCGTGTTCGGTTTGAAACCAATTGTTTTTACCGGTGAGTAAATCATCTGCAGGACATAAAGAAAAGGCTATCCAATCCGGCATATAGGTCTTCATTGTTAAATAAAGTCGTTTCATATGATAGGAAGCAGTTACGATTAGAAGTCTTTCAATATTATACAGATGGAAAGCACGATCCAGCACGAGCAGGGAGGCGAGTACGTTCTCCAGCGTATGCCGGGATAGGTCTTCGGTTAGAATGTTTTCTTCCGGGATGCCCAGTGTCACTGCTTCGTTTTTCAATTCGATTGCTTCAGGAACGGTTTTTTCTCCCCATTTCACACC
Encoded proteins:
- the thpD gene encoding ectoine hydroxylase produces the protein MQDLYPSRKSQEVSIIPRKDPVIHAGEGQENHSPLSQQQIDSYEKNGFLMLESFFSENEVKEMSKEIYGLADEYKQSDKPEVVREPTSEEIRSIFAVHQNSDYFDKVSADQRLLDIVNYLLGGDVYVNQSRINYKPGFTGKEFYWHSDFETWHVEDGMPRMRAVSVSIALSDNYSFNGPLMLIPGSHEHFISCIGEAPEDHYKKSLKMQEFGVPDHDSMRWLAEEYGISVPTGPAGSVLLFECNTMHGSNSNITPYGRNNLFMVYNSVENRLVEPFSGAAPRPEFIAARKKLPVLG
- a CDS encoding spore coat protein, which translates into the protein MASNKLALHETLEVHEILTLKQSAILKAYAMKTLVEDDTLKQMLDNEVNRSEKAIKELEEVLGQ
- a CDS encoding spore coat protein, which gives rise to MELLDKLKTAGKMRDEVIATDFLVTAKAAVRTYAVAITETASPEVRDVLKKQLNEAIDTHAKIASYMIKNEMYHAYDINEQLSHDKEKVKKALEMVNG
- a CDS encoding helix-turn-helix domain-containing protein, which codes for MHQKPISKVVGERLRAIRKQQVLSQEELAHLSGLHPTYIGQLERGEKNPTINTIHKVTLSLGIPISELFRLAENVKDEQMNILLHLNQLGEEDRQALIKIINVMLEWKKQNK
- the sda gene encoding sporulation histidine kinase inhibitor Sda — protein: MFDNLSDDILMDAYLKALELDLEKDFISLLEKALVYRGLYVPK
- a CDS encoding Cof-type HAD-IIB family hydrolase; its protein translation is MVVSKLDIKLIALDMDGTLLNSNEEVSEANRKAITAARNNGVEVVLSTGRHRSSCEAHAVSLNLSSYLITVNGSEIWTSEGELVSRQSLDIETIKKLVDLNERYGTRAWMASTEKVFRGEFPADLEGYEWLKVGIDIDSEEVKNRILEELEGNDLLELSNSHPMNIEINAVGINKARALEKICGLMGITLDQVMTVGDSLNDIKMIQEAGLGVAMGNAQEEVKQTADWVTTDNNHDGVAKAIEHWIL
- a CDS encoding aminoglycoside 6-adenylyltransferase, which produces MSRVTFDDLIKRFVLYAEESENIRAAFIVGSRARTEMPADEWADLDLVIFSKDTAPFLKDTEWLSHMGRPVITFLERTAVGDSTERRVLFEGGLDVDFALFPVASLSGMEKNTEVLHVLAKGVKVVIDKDDITRSIIQKAKAPLSNNQGMATMDIENLIHDFWYHAYLAAKKFRRGELLDGKSICDGYMKDCLILMLKKQVKARKGADIQIWHGYRFFEKWTEPAVSEEFKKLYAHYEQEEMWEALKNTMDFFRTISTDVCRQFDIAYPEEAADYAMKLVDTLNDNRNGI
- a CDS encoding YdcF family protein, which encodes MYISELNENKLTDAQLETLLFSGVEDDNQNGDCIVVAGSSMAVRYRLPKAIELYKQGRAGKILFSGGVKWGEKTVPEAIELKNEAVTLGIPEENILTEDLSRHTLENVLASLLVLDRAFHLYNIERLLIVTASYHMKRLYLTMKTYMPDWIAFSLCPADDLLTGKNNWFQTEHGRKRAFAEAAKIIRYVKQGALVDERIGE